A stretch of Acidobacteriota bacterium DNA encodes these proteins:
- a CDS encoding cysteine desulfurase family protein produces the protein MSDEFVYFDHNATTSLDPQVLEAMLPWLAGQHGNTLSVHRAGRAAREAVEAARDQVASLLGADSLEVVFTASGTEANNAVMFSVGLEHEHRGRLVIATLEHPSIRAAAERLEAQGMEVVRVPPGRDGVVPAEAVVAALDDSTRLVCMMLAHNELGTLQPVAEVAAVCRDRGIPVLCDAVQAVGKVPVRVKDLGVDFLTLGGHKFHGPLGVAALWIRSGTELAPLLVGGGQERRRRASTLNVPAIVGLGVASARAGAGLPERYRHLAALRDQFEAGLGEIGDTVVHGATAARLPNTSLVSFVGAEAQALMIRLDLAGFGVSTGSACSSGAVEPNKTLLAMGASQAEAVSALRVSFGVPNTPEEVAAFLAALESVVPDLRSAVPAGRASG, from the coding sequence ATGAGCGACGAGTTCGTCTACTTCGACCACAATGCCACCACTTCGCTGGATCCCCAGGTTTTGGAGGCAATGCTGCCCTGGCTGGCCGGTCAGCACGGCAATACCCTATCCGTCCATCGCGCCGGCCGGGCGGCGCGGGAAGCGGTGGAAGCCGCCCGCGACCAGGTCGCCAGCCTGCTGGGCGCCGATTCCCTGGAGGTGGTGTTCACCGCCTCCGGCACCGAGGCGAACAACGCCGTGATGTTCAGCGTCGGTCTCGAGCACGAGCACCGCGGCCGGCTGGTGATCGCCACCCTCGAACATCCTTCCATCCGCGCCGCCGCCGAGCGGTTGGAGGCGCAGGGCATGGAAGTGGTGCGGGTGCCGCCGGGGCGCGACGGCGTGGTACCGGCGGAGGCGGTGGTCGCCGCCCTCGATGACTCCACCCGCTTGGTCTGCATGATGCTTGCCCACAACGAACTGGGCACCCTGCAGCCGGTGGCCGAGGTCGCCGCCGTGTGCCGGGATCGCGGCATTCCGGTGCTGTGCGATGCGGTGCAGGCGGTGGGCAAGGTGCCGGTGCGGGTGAAGGATCTCGGGGTTGACTTCCTCACCCTGGGCGGCCACAAGTTCCACGGTCCGTTGGGCGTCGCCGCCCTGTGGATCCGTTCCGGGACGGAACTGGCCCCCCTGTTGGTCGGTGGTGGCCAGGAGCGCCGCCGCCGGGCGAGCACCCTGAACGTGCCGGCCATCGTCGGCCTGGGGGTGGCCTCTGCGCGCGCCGGTGCCGGGCTGCCGGAGCGCTACCGTCACCTGGCGGCGCTGCGCGATCAGTTCGAAGCCGGGCTGGGGGAGATTGGCGACACGGTGGTCCACGGCGCCACCGCGGCGCGCCTGCCGAACACTTCCCTCGTCTCCTTCGTGGGCGCCGAGGCCCAGGCCTTGATGATCCGTCTCGACCTGGCCGGCTTCGGCGTGTCCACCGGTTCCGCCTGTTCCTCCGGCGCCGTCGAGCCGAACAAGACCCTCCTCGCCATGGGGGCGTCCCAGGCGGAGGCGGTGTCGGCCCTGCGGGTGAGCTTCGGCGTGCCCAACACGCCGGAGGAAGTGGCCGCCTTCCTCGCCGCCCTCGAATCCGTGGTGCCGGACCTGCGCTCCGCGGTGCCCGCCGGGAGGGCCTCGGGGTGA